A region from the Oceanidesulfovibrio marinus genome encodes:
- a CDS encoding sigma 54-interacting transcriptional regulator, which produces MSSEVPRKSLYEAAFECCGARLIARRLDGQILLANRAALDLWGVNKDRMLDSTMDELGLELPPFFPSGREMTLSLELPGGVMRQMEMEAAPMEHEGLPAALIVLRDLSPRLRSEQTLRMAALEIDRYRQTMETIIEHIPDAVIAAGPDLRVLKVNAPAGALCRQCSITTGTDIRALAEESDCPLYGPLQQALTSNRSVEEYRLSLDCGGDPQTVVCSAKPLTDKQGGLVGVVMVLRDISRLVDMEKRLDERMGFGPIVGKSALMRSIFARIEQFADVDATVLLTGESGTGKDLIAESIHATGPRAKGPLVKLNCAALSENLLESELFGHVRGAFTGAVTDKTGRIQAAEGGTLFLDEIGDISPHTQLRLLRFLESKEYERVGESHTRKADVRIIAATNANLTEGIREGRFRADLYYRLRVMILHVPPLKERTEDIPLLVDRFIKLFRGVHGKEIEGVTGEVMQLLLRYSWPGNVRELKHTIEHAFVVGEGGLIQRNHLPVEFREQTEREPAMSRSRRRDVTAEEIIGALEQTNWKKAPAARILGIGRTTLYMKMESMGIVDRRRARRG; this is translated from the coding sequence ATGTCATCGGAAGTCCCCCGCAAATCCCTGTACGAGGCAGCATTCGAATGCTGCGGCGCGCGGCTCATCGCCCGGCGCCTTGATGGGCAGATACTGCTGGCGAACCGCGCGGCGCTCGATCTGTGGGGGGTGAACAAGGATCGGATGCTCGACTCGACCATGGACGAGCTGGGGCTGGAGCTGCCGCCGTTCTTTCCGTCCGGTCGGGAGATGACGTTGTCGCTGGAGCTGCCGGGCGGCGTGATGCGCCAGATGGAGATGGAGGCGGCCCCCATGGAGCACGAGGGGTTGCCCGCTGCGCTCATTGTATTGCGGGATCTGTCGCCGCGCCTGCGGTCCGAACAGACGCTGCGCATGGCCGCCCTGGAGATCGATCGCTACCGCCAGACCATGGAGACGATCATCGAGCACATCCCGGACGCCGTTATCGCGGCCGGGCCGGATCTGCGCGTGCTCAAGGTGAACGCCCCAGCCGGCGCCCTCTGCCGGCAGTGTAGCATCACCACCGGCACGGATATCCGCGCCCTTGCCGAGGAAAGCGACTGCCCCCTGTACGGACCGCTGCAGCAGGCGCTCACTTCCAACCGCTCCGTGGAGGAGTACCGCCTTTCTCTGGACTGCGGCGGCGACCCCCAGACCGTGGTGTGCAGCGCCAAGCCGCTGACGGACAAGCAAGGCGGGCTCGTCGGCGTGGTCATGGTGTTGCGCGACATCTCCCGGCTCGTGGACATGGAGAAGCGGCTGGACGAGCGGATGGGCTTCGGCCCCATTGTGGGCAAGAGCGCGCTCATGCGCTCCATCTTCGCGCGCATCGAGCAGTTTGCCGATGTGGACGCCACCGTGCTCCTCACCGGGGAGTCCGGCACGGGCAAGGATCTCATTGCCGAGTCCATCCACGCCACGGGACCGCGGGCCAAGGGGCCGCTGGTCAAGCTGAATTGCGCGGCGCTGAGCGAAAACCTGCTGGAGAGCGAGCTGTTCGGCCATGTGCGCGGTGCCTTTACCGGAGCCGTCACGGACAAGACGGGCCGCATCCAGGCCGCGGAGGGCGGCACCCTGTTTCTGGACGAAATCGGGGATATCTCGCCGCACACCCAGCTCCGGCTGCTGCGCTTTCTGGAAAGCAAGGAGTACGAGCGCGTGGGCGAATCCCACACGCGCAAGGCGGATGTGCGGATCATCGCGGCGACCAACGCGAACCTGACCGAGGGAATACGCGAAGGCCGGTTCCGCGCGGACCTCTACTACCGGCTGCGGGTGATGATCCTGCACGTGCCGCCGCTCAAGGAGCGAACCGAGGATATCCCCCTGCTCGTAGACCGCTTCATCAAGCTGTTCCGCGGCGTGCACGGCAAGGAGATCGAGGGCGTGACCGGCGAGGTGATGCAGCTCCTGCTGCGGTATAGCTGGCCGGGCAATGTCCGAGAGCTCAAACACACCATTGAGCACGCCTTTGTGGTGGGGGAGGGCGGGCTTATCCAGCGCAACCACCTGCCGGTGGAGTTCCGGGAGCAGACGGAGCGCGAACCGGCCATGAGCCGCAGCCGGCGCAGAGACGTGACGGCCGAAGAGATTATCGGTGCTTTGGAACAGACAAACTGGAAGAAGGCTCCGGCAGCGCGGATACTGGGTATAGGGCGCACGACCCTGTACATGAAGATGGAATCCATGGGCATTGTGGACCGTCGTCGCGCCAGGCGTGGTTAG
- a CDS encoding DUF1848 domain-containing protein — translation MIISASRRTDIPAFYAPWLMTRLRAGWCEVPNPFNSAQVSRVDLSPAAVDGLVFWTRFPRPMLCYLDELETMGHAFYFLFTLTGYPRSLDARGPSLDAAVRVFRDLAERIGSHRVRWRYDPIVFAHGLDADYHRRRFEALAKRLEGATERVIVSVLEPYAKARRRLTDVPGIELDKDRLTALAGSLLPDLADMARASSMQMDGCALWESLEPIARDAGIVPSRCVDPELVARLSGRPVESARDGGQRPRCGCAPSRDIGMYESCGFGCRYCYATQRFDAADANRSAHDPEAPALLGTRKDAAAAPHADQHSLL, via the coding sequence GTGATCATCTCGGCAAGCCGGCGCACGGACATCCCGGCTTTTTACGCGCCCTGGCTTATGACCCGCTTGCGCGCGGGGTGGTGCGAGGTGCCCAATCCCTTCAACAGCGCGCAGGTCTCCCGTGTGGACCTCTCGCCCGCCGCCGTGGATGGTCTCGTTTTCTGGACACGATTCCCCAGGCCGATGCTCTGCTATCTCGACGAGTTGGAGACTATGGGCCACGCCTTCTACTTCCTCTTTACGCTCACCGGATACCCGCGCTCGTTGGACGCCAGGGGACCGTCTCTGGATGCGGCTGTGCGCGTGTTCCGCGACCTGGCCGAGCGTATCGGTTCGCATCGGGTGCGCTGGCGCTACGATCCCATCGTCTTTGCCCACGGGCTGGACGCCGACTACCATAGGCGACGGTTCGAGGCCCTGGCCAAGCGGCTGGAAGGGGCCACGGAGCGCGTCATCGTGAGCGTGCTGGAGCCCTACGCCAAGGCGCGGCGCAGGCTGACGGACGTGCCGGGCATCGAGCTGGACAAGGATCGGCTGACAGCGCTGGCCGGATCACTGCTACCGGACCTGGCGGACATGGCCCGCGCCTCGTCCATGCAGATGGACGGCTGCGCCCTGTGGGAGTCACTGGAGCCCATCGCCAGGGACGCAGGGATCGTACCATCGCGATGCGTGGACCCGGAACTTGTGGCGCGTCTCAGCGGCCGGCCTGTGGAGAGTGCTCGCGACGGCGGCCAGCGGCCTCGTTGCGGTTGCGCCCCCAGCCGGGACATTGGCATGTACGAAAGCTGCGGGTTCGGCTGCCGCTACTGCTACGCCACGCAGCGCTTTGACGCGGCGGACGCCAACAGGAGCGCGCATGACCCGGAAGCACCGGCGCTCCTCGGAACGCGAAAGGACGCGGCGGCAGCACCGCACGCGGACCAGCACTCGCTGCTCTAG
- a CDS encoding thermonuclease family protein, producing MRPSVRPDSTRAVRLCAACIVWCALLTPSALAGDIYRCINVLDGDSIIIQIGEFLAPVRLLGIDCPEKNQEWGDAAKAFTTARIQGKDVRLEFDTPYHDKYSRNLCYVWYKENGGWTCLNVALIRAGLAVPFRSRSNIRLQPKILAAQQQAREARAGFWANGGLSLSPHDFRRRN from the coding sequence ATGCGACCGAGCGTCCGGCCCGATTCCACCCGTGCGGTCCGGCTGTGCGCTGCGTGCATCGTCTGGTGCGCGCTTCTGACTCCATCCGCCCTCGCCGGCGATATCTACCGCTGCATCAACGTGCTCGACGGCGACAGCATCATCATCCAGATCGGCGAGTTCCTCGCCCCCGTGCGGCTGCTCGGCATTGATTGCCCGGAGAAGAACCAGGAATGGGGCGACGCCGCCAAGGCCTTCACCACCGCGCGCATCCAGGGCAAGGACGTCCGCCTGGAGTTCGACACACCCTATCACGACAAGTACAGCCGTAATCTCTGCTACGTCTGGTACAAGGAGAACGGCGGCTGGACCTGCCTGAACGTGGCGCTGATCCGCGCCGGGCTTGCCGTGCCCTTCCGCTCCCGATCGAACATCCGCCTGCAGCCAAAGATCCTGGCCGCGCAACAACAGGCCAGGGAGGCCCGCGCCGGGTTCTGGGCCAATGGCGGCCTCTCCCTTTCCCCGCATGACTTCCGCCGCCGGAACTGA
- a CDS encoding M48 family metalloprotease, whose translation MKRIAFLLALSVLLLAGCKDTDVLGSMVGSVASVAGVPGSEYAGSVSRSAVAVAKSAEDFTPQQEYYIGRAVGAVLLEKYRVYPDEQTNSYVNLVGQSLALYSDQPRTYGGYRFLILDSNEINAFAAPGGLIFVTRGMLRCCPDEDALAAVLAHEISHVTEKHALRSIKTSRITEAFGVIGSEAAGHFAPAEVSTLTDLLGESVGDIMQTMVVNGYSRAYEREADAGAVRILTKVGYSPDGLTRMLRIMDQRLTPGGSDFAATHPDPQDRIADVAPLMSKTVVPVAPEARKARFELAMQGI comes from the coding sequence ATGAAGCGCATCGCCTTCCTTCTCGCCCTATCGGTTCTGCTGCTGGCCGGCTGTAAGGACACCGACGTGCTGGGCAGTATGGTGGGCTCCGTCGCCTCGGTGGCCGGCGTGCCAGGCTCTGAGTACGCGGGCTCCGTTTCCCGTAGCGCCGTAGCTGTGGCCAAGTCGGCCGAAGACTTCACGCCGCAGCAGGAGTACTACATTGGGCGCGCCGTGGGCGCCGTGTTGCTGGAGAAGTACCGCGTCTACCCGGACGAGCAGACCAACAGCTACGTCAACCTCGTGGGCCAGTCCCTGGCGCTGTACTCCGACCAGCCGCGCACCTACGGCGGCTACCGCTTCCTCATACTGGACTCAAACGAGATCAACGCCTTTGCCGCGCCGGGCGGGCTCATCTTCGTGACGCGCGGCATGCTGCGCTGCTGCCCGGACGAAGACGCCCTGGCCGCGGTGCTCGCGCATGAAATCAGCCACGTGACCGAGAAGCACGCCCTTCGCTCCATCAAGACCTCGCGGATCACCGAGGCGTTCGGCGTGATCGGCTCCGAGGCGGCCGGCCACTTCGCGCCTGCCGAGGTCTCGACGCTGACCGATCTTCTGGGTGAGTCCGTGGGCGACATCATGCAGACCATGGTGGTCAACGGCTACTCCCGCGCCTACGAGCGCGAGGCCGACGCCGGCGCCGTGCGCATCCTGACGAAGGTGGGCTACAGCCCGGACGGGCTGACCCGGATGCTGCGGATCATGGACCAGCGGCTTACGCCCGGCGGTTCTGACTTCGCCGCCACGCACCCGGACCCGCAGGACCGCATAGCGGACGTGGCGCCGCTCATGAGCAAGACCGTGGTCCCTGTTGCGCCGGAGGCCCGGAAGGCGCGGTTCGAGCTGGCCATGCAGGGCATCTGA
- the dacB gene encoding D-alanyl-D-alanine carboxypeptidase/D-alanyl-D-alanine endopeptidase: MRTLPVRNPVCFVFFLLILLAAGPARAQQGTVQAAVAPAPAPGNYHAAASDADALRVELLSIVTDPKLTRAHTGLYVKDLSTGQVLLDRNSELLFIPASTLKLFTTAAAISLLGPSYTYKTPLLLDGVVEGDTLHGNLVARGSGDPSISGVFHGDKPLTVFTAWAQQLRQRGIQRISGDLIGDASLFPGPPLGMGWNWDDESYWYAAQTGALAFNESTADVSVTADGKPGDPVGYEVGPVAGYLNVDNEAVVGAPKSGSSFVAERRHGENVLAMTGELPRGSRTGFACTVEGPADWFLFALRSVLEANGVYVVGQSRVVTDPRETAGWSNATQAAVYTSPPVSELVTFTNRKSHNFYAEQLLKTIGATRRNLGTARAGAEAVMSWASGLGVNRKGLEMVDGSGLSRMNLVSPRAMVALLEGMRGSGNFQAFYDSMPVAGCHGSLTNRMCNTPAEDVAHAKVGFVTHDICLAGYTRDKRGGWYAYALFVNNHTGPVRDAKAMQDAVVAALSAVE, from the coding sequence ATGCGCACACTGCCCGTCCGGAATCCTGTCTGTTTTGTTTTTTTCCTGCTCATACTGCTTGCCGCCGGCCCGGCGCGCGCCCAGCAGGGCACGGTCCAGGCCGCGGTGGCTCCGGCCCCTGCGCCCGGCAATTACCACGCCGCGGCCAGCGATGCGGACGCGCTCAGAGTCGAGCTTTTGAGCATCGTGACGGACCCCAAGCTCACCCGCGCACACACAGGCCTCTATGTGAAGGATCTGAGCACCGGACAGGTGCTGCTGGACCGCAACTCCGAGCTGCTCTTCATTCCAGCCTCCACCCTGAAGCTATTCACCACCGCGGCTGCCATCTCGCTGCTGGGGCCGTCGTACACCTACAAGACGCCGCTCCTGCTGGACGGCGTCGTGGAGGGCGACACCCTGCACGGCAACCTGGTAGCGCGCGGCTCCGGCGATCCTTCCATCTCCGGCGTGTTTCACGGCGACAAGCCCCTGACCGTGTTCACGGCGTGGGCGCAGCAGCTCAGGCAGCGCGGCATTCAGCGCATCTCCGGCGATCTGATCGGCGACGCCTCGCTTTTTCCTGGGCCGCCGCTGGGCATGGGCTGGAACTGGGACGACGAGAGCTACTGGTACGCGGCGCAGACCGGGGCCCTGGCCTTCAACGAGTCCACGGCCGACGTGAGCGTGACCGCCGACGGCAAGCCGGGCGATCCGGTTGGCTACGAGGTGGGACCGGTAGCCGGCTATCTGAATGTGGACAACGAGGCTGTGGTAGGCGCACCCAAGTCTGGCTCCAGCTTTGTGGCGGAGCGCCGCCACGGCGAGAACGTTCTGGCGATGACCGGCGAGCTCCCCCGCGGCTCCAGAACCGGCTTTGCCTGCACGGTGGAGGGGCCGGCCGACTGGTTCCTCTTTGCCCTGCGCAGCGTGCTGGAGGCCAACGGCGTGTACGTGGTGGGGCAGTCCCGCGTGGTGACGGACCCCAGGGAGACGGCGGGCTGGAGCAATGCGACCCAGGCCGCGGTGTATACCTCGCCGCCGGTCTCGGAACTCGTCACCTTCACCAACCGCAAGAGCCACAACTTCTACGCCGAGCAGCTGCTCAAGACCATCGGCGCCACGCGCCGCAATCTTGGCACGGCCAGGGCCGGGGCCGAGGCGGTCATGTCCTGGGCCTCCGGCCTGGGGGTGAACCGCAAGGGCCTGGAGATGGTGGACGGCTCCGGTCTTTCGCGCATGAACCTCGTCTCTCCGCGGGCCATGGTGGCGCTGCTGGAGGGCATGCGCGGCTCGGGCAACTTCCAGGCGTTCTACGACTCCATGCCCGTGGCCGGCTGCCATGGCTCCCTGACCAACCGCATGTGCAACACCCCGGCGGAGGACGTGGCCCACGCTAAGGTGGGCTTCGTGACCCATGACATCTGCCTGGCCGGCTACACGCGCGACAAGCGGGGCGGTTGGTACGCCTACGCGCTCTTCGTGAATAACCACACTGGCCCGGTGCGCGACGCCAAGGCCATGCAGGACGCCGTGGTCGCGGCGCTCTCCGCCGTGGAGTAG
- a CDS encoding CHASE2 domain-containing protein, which translates to MALPLLNRKRLLHGLAVGLLAAFAAVALWRLGWLESLELRTYDWRARILAQASPNRDRIQLIMVDQNSLDWASNELGLGWPWPREMYAAVADFCRRAGVRALAFDVLFTEPSKYGVSDDQRFGRAIETQGATVLPLFLGRSTGQERAWPPDAPDPDVRITGMDSWLHSRREQELTFPRAAFPPPPIRSRARLLANVASQPDADGVYRRLPLFALFDGRTVPSLALGLRIAGTDGLKLSLQNDALHLDGAAIRLDASGQALINFRRPGDYTVHSAAQIIRSELLLREGKPPDIEPASLSGSYVLFGFVAPGLFDLRPSPVSGVSSGTAIHAAALDNLLAGDFIAPTPEWLALLLLLALPVAAALTVFLVPMGHAAAAVIGLILPPIVATASYAQGWQVPLAGPTLGAAAAVLASLAVLHATEGRQRRFIRSAFGRYLSPAVIDMLIRHPERMCLGGEQRTLSIFFSDIENFTAISEGLSPEALTEFLNDYLSAMTNIILDEGGTLDKYEGDAIIAFWNAPLDQPDHAIRCIRAALRCQKRLAAMQPEFARRVGRTVRTRIGLNTGAAVVGNLGSDARFDYSMIGDAVNIASRLEGANKVFGTYTIVSDETLAASGQAFPARPLARVVVVGRSSPLLIHEPMTPEDFAAHAEALQMFERGRALYCRGDLDEALRCFESFEETDPPAAAYAAQCRLLLSGQGVPDGWCGDWRLTRK; encoded by the coding sequence ATGGCTCTGCCCTTGCTGAACCGCAAGCGTCTGCTCCACGGCCTGGCCGTGGGCCTGCTCGCCGCGTTTGCCGCCGTGGCGCTCTGGCGGCTGGGCTGGCTGGAGAGTCTGGAACTGCGCACCTACGACTGGCGGGCGCGCATCCTGGCCCAGGCTTCGCCCAACCGCGATCGCATCCAGCTCATCATGGTGGACCAGAACAGCCTGGACTGGGCGAGCAACGAGCTTGGCCTGGGCTGGCCATGGCCGCGGGAGATGTACGCCGCCGTGGCGGACTTCTGCCGTCGCGCCGGGGTCCGCGCACTGGCCTTTGACGTGCTGTTCACCGAGCCCTCCAAGTACGGCGTGTCCGATGACCAGCGCTTCGGCCGAGCCATCGAGACGCAGGGAGCGACGGTGCTGCCGCTCTTCCTGGGCCGATCTACCGGGCAGGAGCGCGCGTGGCCGCCGGATGCGCCCGACCCGGACGTCCGCATCACTGGTATGGATTCGTGGCTGCACAGCCGCCGGGAGCAGGAGCTGACCTTTCCGCGGGCCGCGTTTCCACCGCCCCCCATCCGGAGCCGGGCCAGGCTGCTGGCCAATGTGGCGTCCCAGCCGGACGCGGACGGCGTGTACCGCCGGCTGCCCCTCTTCGCCCTGTTCGACGGCCGCACCGTGCCCTCACTGGCCTTGGGCCTGCGGATCGCCGGGACGGATGGTTTGAAACTCTCCCTGCAGAACGACGCGTTGCACCTGGACGGCGCGGCCATCCGGCTCGACGCCTCTGGCCAGGCGCTCATCAACTTCCGCCGTCCGGGCGATTACACGGTCCACTCCGCGGCGCAGATCATCCGCAGCGAGCTGCTGCTGCGCGAAGGCAAGCCGCCGGACATCGAGCCGGCATCGCTATCCGGGAGCTACGTCCTGTTTGGTTTCGTGGCGCCCGGCCTCTTCGACCTCAGGCCGTCGCCTGTCTCCGGGGTCAGCTCCGGTACGGCAATCCACGCGGCCGCGCTGGACAACCTGCTGGCCGGGGACTTCATCGCGCCGACGCCGGAGTGGCTAGCCCTGCTCCTGCTCCTGGCTCTGCCCGTGGCCGCCGCACTGACCGTGTTCCTTGTGCCGATGGGACATGCCGCTGCGGCAGTCATTGGGCTTATTCTGCCGCCGATTGTCGCGACCGCATCCTACGCCCAGGGCTGGCAGGTCCCCCTGGCCGGCCCCACCCTTGGCGCGGCGGCCGCTGTGCTGGCCTCGCTGGCCGTGCTCCACGCCACGGAAGGCCGCCAGCGGCGCTTTATCCGCAGCGCCTTCGGCCGCTACCTGAGCCCGGCGGTCATCGACATGCTGATTCGTCATCCGGAGCGCATGTGCCTAGGAGGGGAACAGCGCACCCTCTCCATATTCTTTTCGGATATCGAGAACTTCACGGCCATTTCCGAGGGCTTGTCCCCGGAGGCGCTCACCGAGTTCCTCAATGACTACCTCTCGGCCATGACCAACATCATCCTGGACGAGGGCGGCACCCTGGACAAGTACGAGGGCGACGCGATCATCGCCTTCTGGAACGCGCCGCTGGACCAGCCCGACCACGCGATACGCTGCATCCGCGCCGCTTTGCGCTGCCAGAAGCGCCTGGCCGCCATGCAGCCGGAGTTTGCCAGGCGCGTGGGCCGTACGGTCCGCACGCGCATCGGCCTGAACACCGGAGCGGCTGTGGTGGGCAACCTGGGTTCGGACGCGCGCTTCGACTACTCGATGATCGGCGACGCCGTGAACATCGCCTCGCGGCTGGAGGGTGCGAACAAGGTGTTCGGCACGTACACCATCGTCTCGGACGAGACTCTGGCGGCATCCGGACAGGCATTCCCGGCGCGGCCTCTGGCGCGAGTCGTGGTGGTGGGCCGTTCGTCGCCGCTGTTGATCCACGAGCCCATGACGCCCGAGGATTTCGCCGCACACGCCGAGGCGCTTCAGATGTTTGAACGCGGCCGGGCGCTTTACTGCCGCGGCGATCTGGACGAGGCCCTGCGCTGTTTCGAGTCGTTCGAAGAGACGGACCCGCCCGCTGCGGCGTATGCCGCGCAATGCAGGCTGCTGCTTTCCGGTCAGGGTGTTCCGGACGGCTGGTGCGGAGACTGGCGGCTGACGCGCAAGTAG
- a CDS encoding thioredoxin family protein, which yields MMQNTTTTVCQDTIEASTGTLLVGFLGTSYAMSVQAMDVEWLCRNRLEFLPVCGEPSLYSSYSVRGLPTYILFENGKEVGRHLGRLDADALDSLLEAVFGVLKCQ from the coding sequence ATGATGCAAAACACCACAACTACTGTTTGTCAGGACACAATCGAGGCGTCCACGGGCACGCTGCTCGTGGGGTTCCTGGGCACGTCGTACGCCATGTCCGTGCAGGCCATGGACGTGGAATGGCTGTGCCGCAACCGTCTCGAGTTCCTGCCCGTGTGCGGCGAGCCATCACTGTACTCTTCGTACAGCGTGCGCGGGCTGCCTACGTACATACTATTTGAAAACGGCAAGGAGGTTGGCCGGCACCTTGGACGCTTGGATGCCGATGCCCTTGATTCCCTGCTGGAAGCTGTTTTTGGAGTACTCAAATGTCAGTAA
- a CDS encoding HD domain-containing phosphohydrolase, translated as MSVTVFPSAANEQPTARQQPERASLLIVEDSSTLALYLEQFFEAEGYTILGVYDTAEEALINMRRLSATGCEPDGVLMDIVLAGEMDGVEAARVILQRYKSAVVFLTGLRDVDRAVDVQPHAYLSKPFEMHQARAVLRIALQHRRLENELKRKQEELEALNATLEQRVQERSEELLRVEREKNAVLSGLKDVVVFSLSPDMDILWTNAPRSMFPEVAGGAITGAQYDKLFKSNNGSANGNVVKRALESCAPAEGEVVTMDGRSWFAHCNPLFDRYGHVTRLVQVMMDISERKRSHQEMEKLHYSLAEAHGELMEAYRHTIEGWARALELKDKETEGHSRRVVNMTLELARALGIEGEELTHIEHGAILHDIGKMGVPDDILLKPGKLNDEEWMTMRRHPEYAHEWLSAVPYLQPAMTIPYCHHERWDGKGYPQGLSGEDIPFAARIFAVVDVWDALISDRPYRQAWPTEKATAYIREQSGKQFDPRVVEAFFEYDIPRIASNSAARVVELQRHCAGPF; from the coding sequence ATGTCAGTAACCGTATTTCCATCCGCCGCGAATGAGCAACCGACCGCCAGGCAGCAGCCCGAGCGCGCGTCCCTGCTCATCGTGGAGGATTCATCGACGCTAGCCCTCTACCTGGAGCAGTTCTTCGAGGCGGAAGGCTACACCATTCTTGGCGTATACGACACGGCCGAGGAAGCGCTGATCAACATGCGCCGCCTGTCCGCCACCGGCTGCGAACCGGACGGCGTGCTCATGGACATCGTTCTTGCCGGTGAGATGGACGGCGTGGAGGCAGCCCGTGTCATTCTCCAGCGCTACAAGAGCGCGGTTGTTTTTCTTACTGGTCTTCGTGATGTGGATCGCGCCGTGGACGTGCAGCCCCACGCCTATCTGTCCAAACCGTTCGAGATGCATCAGGCGCGCGCCGTGCTGCGCATCGCCCTGCAGCACAGGCGCCTGGAAAACGAGCTCAAGCGTAAGCAGGAGGAGCTGGAGGCGCTGAACGCCACGCTGGAGCAGCGCGTGCAGGAGCGCAGCGAAGAGCTCTTGCGCGTGGAGCGCGAGAAGAACGCCGTGCTGTCCGGGCTCAAGGACGTCGTGGTCTTTTCCTTGTCGCCGGATATGGACATATTGTGGACCAACGCCCCCCGCAGCATGTTTCCCGAAGTCGCCGGCGGAGCGATCACAGGTGCGCAGTACGATAAGCTCTTCAAGTCGAACAATGGCAGCGCCAACGGCAACGTGGTCAAGAGGGCTCTGGAAAGTTGCGCCCCGGCAGAAGGCGAGGTCGTCACCATGGACGGCCGCTCCTGGTTTGCGCACTGCAATCCGCTTTTCGACAGGTACGGCCATGTCACCCGGCTGGTCCAGGTGATGATGGACATCAGCGAGCGCAAACGCTCGCACCAGGAGATGGAGAAGCTGCATTACTCCCTGGCCGAGGCGCACGGCGAGCTGATGGAGGCCTACCGCCACACCATCGAGGGTTGGGCCCGCGCCCTGGAGCTGAAGGACAAGGAGACCGAGGGACACTCCCGCCGCGTGGTGAACATGACGCTGGAGCTGGCCAGAGCCCTGGGCATAGAGGGCGAGGAGTTGACCCACATCGAGCACGGCGCCATCCTGCACGACATCGGCAAGATGGGCGTGCCGGACGACATTCTGCTCAAGCCGGGCAAGCTCAACGACGAGGAGTGGATGACCATGCGCCGCCACCCGGAGTACGCCCACGAGTGGCTCTCCGCCGTGCCGTATCTGCAGCCGGCCATGACCATACCGTACTGCCATCACGAGCGCTGGGACGGCAAGGGCTACCCCCAGGGACTCTCCGGCGAGGACATCCCCTTTGCCGCGCGGATATTCGCCGTGGTGGACGTCTGGGACGCGCTCATCTCGGACAGGCCGTATCGCCAGGCGTGGCCCACGGAGAAGGCCACTGCATACATTCGGGAGCAGTCCGGAAAGCAGTTCGACCCCCGTGTGGTCGAGGCGTTCTTCGAGTACGACATACCCAGAATAGCGAGCAACAGTGCGGCCAGGGTCGTGGAGCTGCAGCGGCACTGCGCCGGGCCGTTCTAG
- a CDS encoding 3D domain-containing protein produces MIHLFFKYTPLPALILVCMLAAYQQSVIDGLSSDLDQVREKYRTLEISRAGAEGALEGLAFSTKQRTLLLGSSLEENKAMVHRLYCLLEDKEHMIQSLSRGRMLTVTAYSPAVGQTDSTPFITASNRRVRDGIIAVSRDLYSKGWEFGRHVYVKGMGVFTIEDLMHSRKRNQVDIFMFDTHRALQFGRRKMRVYLLGS; encoded by the coding sequence ATGATACACCTCTTCTTCAAATATACGCCTCTGCCTGCGCTCATTCTCGTCTGCATGCTGGCCGCGTACCAACAGAGCGTCATCGACGGCCTGTCCAGTGATCTCGACCAGGTGCGCGAGAAGTACCGCACGCTGGAGATATCCCGCGCCGGGGCCGAAGGCGCGCTGGAGGGCCTCGCGTTCTCGACCAAGCAGCGCACCCTCCTCCTGGGCTCTTCCCTTGAGGAAAACAAGGCCATGGTCCACAGGCTCTACTGTCTGCTGGAAGACAAGGAGCACATGATCCAGAGCCTCTCCCGCGGCAGGATGCTGACCGTCACCGCATACAGCCCGGCCGTGGGACAAACCGACTCCACCCCTTTCATCACAGCCAGCAACCGCCGCGTGCGTGACGGCATTATCGCCGTCTCCCGCGATCTCTACTCCAAGGGCTGGGAGTTCGGCCGGCACGTCTACGTCAAGGGCATGGGCGTCTTCACCATTGAGGACCTCATGCACAGCCGCAAACGAAACCAGGTGGACATCTTCATGTTCGATACCCATCGCGCCCTCCAGTTCGGCCGGCGCAAAATGCGCGTCTACCTGCTGGGCTCCTGA